The following proteins come from a genomic window of Hydractinia symbiolongicarpus strain clone_291-10 chromosome 2, HSymV2.1, whole genome shotgun sequence:
- the LOC130629972 gene encoding putative nuclease HARBI1 produces MSETKSFLDANRNLLILKSNTSNRRATSVLVTLSSIWVVSSNCIHYVHTALQYTHYRTLLTASLLSGSKRNCWIKKQKALKEQRKNRIPRSTWFKQGRVEQWWLNMFFDVLPEEDWKKNFRMTKAMFTNLVDQIRIWITPDNTSPNYRALSAEKKVAVTLYYLKDTGSLSMTANTFGLHISTVSKVIRDVCNCITYKLGPKYIALPKTKEEMLEKVGEFEAKFGMTQAFGCIDGTHVQILRPSEHSQDYFSYKMYFSLNVQAVCDFRGYFMDVDCRWPGSVHDAKVFANSNIAAKLKDEEIPITYEDILPGRAKVPNYLIGDPAYPLTPYCMKEYHSCSTNAQVLFNNMLRSARNPVECAFGRLKARWGFLAKKVDLKIDFVPVAIYACFVLHNICELNKCVIDPDLVKIEIEKHKAETQQLDYSVYLGNLAEGDVVREAINII; encoded by the exons ATGAGcgaaacaaaatcttttttagatGCAAAtagaaatttattaattttaaagtcTAATACATCGAACAGGagagccacttcagtgttggtaACACTGTCATCCATATGGGTCGTGTCTTCTAACTGTATACATTACGTGCACACTG CACTTCAATACACTCACTATAGAACTCTTTTAACTGCATCACTTTTGAGTGGAAGCAAAAGAAACTGTtggataaaaaaacagaaagcaTTGAAAGAGCAAAGGAAAAACCGAATTCCTCGTTCAACATGGTTCAAACAAGGACGAGTGGAACAGTGGTGGTTGAACATGTTTTTTGATGTTCTTCCCGAGGAGGATTGGAAAAAGAACTTCAGAATGACAAAGGCTATGTTTACTAATTTAGTAGATCAAATACGCATATGGATTACTCCTGACAACACATCTCCAAATTATCGAGCCTTGTctgcagaaaaaaaagttgcagtAACGTTGTACTACTTGAAAGACACAGGATCTTTGTCAATGACAGCAAACACTTTTGGCCTGCACATATCTACGGTGTCAAAAGTCATAAGAGATGTTTGTAACTGCATAACTTACAAGCTTGGACCAAAATACATAGCCCTGCCAAAAACGAAAGAAGAGATGCTTGAAAAAGTAGGAGAATTTGAGGCCAAATTTGGAATGACGCAAGCTTTTGGCTGCATAGATGGCACCCACGTACAAATTTTACGACCTAGTGAACATTCACAAGattatttttcttacaaaatgtatttttctctTAACGTTCAGGCAGTATGCGATTTCCGTGGCTATTTCATGGATGTTGATTGTAGGTGGCCAGGCAGTGTACATGACGCGAAGGTGTTCGCCAACTCAAATATTGCTGCTAAACTTAAAGATGAGGAAATACCCATTACTTATGAGGACATCCTGCCAGGCCGAGCCAAAGTTCCAAACTATTTGATTGGTGACCCTGCATACCCCTTGACACCGTACTGTATGAAAGAGTACCATAGTTGTTCAACAAATGCTCAAGTGTTATTTAACAACATGCTCCGGTCAGCAAGAAACCCAGTCGAGTGTGCTTTTGGACGCTTAAAAGCCAGATGGGGTTTTTTAGCAAAGAAAGttgatttaaaaatagattttgttCCTGTGGCAATCTATGCATGTTTTGTGCTGCACAATATATGTGAACTTAACAAATGTGTTATTGACCCTGATTTGGTGAAAATTGAAATAGAAAAGCATAAAGCAGAGACACAACAATTAGATTACTCTGTGTATTTAGGAAATCTTGCAGAGGGTGATGTTGTACGAGAA GCAATCAACATAATATAA
- the LOC130630241 gene encoding limbic system-associated membrane protein-like, whose product MWLVAVFIPILQFTRSCSGSSALQILVEQDIYYGKLGGALEVVFTMKNPDISSHNLDIGVLCDLNRTSIASINSTGFVTYQKAYENRYSINLSSPKIYINIKNLQEDDFKCQLECVKYSKFDKEVGYTQIRKSAKAVIQTSTDFGNQTINIGQSNEYVCIAEGQPKPLVTWKIFDGEDANKTLVQSQGMASLKIQNAQMKDTNNYVCMAENIGGKSYKMMSLIVAYIEHEEEVEYQKVTVDIGGVLKSKCQISGDPDVQYKWYRPKTDADSTPALIVTVPDLFLANFKQSEYGNYTCVAKNAAGTKSFVVEAVPPFGSTTASPKGETRISASSMSFPSILVISLFYLLSMCSMP is encoded by the exons ATGTGGCTTGTTGCAGTATTTATACCTATTCTCCAGTTTACCAGAAGTTGTTCAG gcAGTTCAGCATTGCAAATTCTAGTCGAGCAAGATATTTACTATGGTAAACTAGGAGGTGCATTGGAGGTCGTGTTTACCATGAAGAATCCTGACATTTCGTCACATAATCTTGATATTGGAGTATTGTGTGACCTGAACCGTACAAGTATTGCCAGTATTAACTCGACTGGCTTTGTAACGTACCAGAAAGCTTATGAAAATCGTTACTCCATAAATCTTTCAAGTCCGaaaatttacataaacattaaaaacttACAAGAAGACGATTTTAAATGTCAACTAGAATGTGTGAAATATTCAAAATTTGACAAGGAAGTTGGATATACGCAAATACGCAAATCAg CTAAAGCTGTCATACAAACTTCAACTGACTTTGGAAACCAAACAATCAACATTGGCCAGTCCAACGAATATGTGTGCATTGCTGAGGGACAACCCAAACCTCTAGTAACGTGGAAAATCTTTGACGGAGAAGACGCCAACAAAACGTTAGTACAAAGTCAAGGCATGGCTAGTTTGAAGATCCAAAATGCGCAGATGAAAGACACGAATAATTATGTTTGTATGGCGGAGAATATCGGAGGGAAAAGTTATAAAATGATGAGCCTTATTGTAGCAT ATATTGAACACGAAGAAGAAGTGGAATATCAAAAGGTCACTGTAGACATTGGAGGTGTGCTTAAAAGTAAATGTCAAATCTCTGGCGACCCAGACGTGCAATACAAATGGTATAGGCCGAAAACTGATGCGGACTCAACACCTGCGCTCATTGTCACAGTTCCTGATCTATTTTTGGCCAATTTCAAACAGTCGGAGTATGGAAACTACACATGTGTTGCAAAAAATGCTGCTGGAACGAAAAGCTTTGTAGTCGAAGCTGTTCCTCCATTTG GTTCAACAACAGCGTCACCCAAAGGAGAAACTAGAATTTCTGCAAGCTCCATGTCATTCCCTTCAATACTCGTCATATCACTATTTTATCTCCTTAGCATGTGTAGTATGCCATAA